In Pyxicephalus adspersus chromosome 10, UCB_Pads_2.0, whole genome shotgun sequence, the DNA window AGTCCTGGGACGTAtcattttctgtatctgtaaaaaTCCCTTCTTCACTGGAAATAGAATCCTCCTGTCTCTGAATACCTGGGAGATCCTGGTCTCCTACCCATGCCGATTCCTCATCCACAGGTTTGCCTAAAGAAGACAAAGATAAAAGTTTGGTgcataaaagaaggaaaaatagaaTCTATTAATCTCCTCCGCTCCCTCCATCTCCCCCCCTCTCCCTTTATCTCCTCCGCTCCCTCCATCTCCCCCCCCATCTCCCCTCCTCTCCCTTTATCTCCTCCGCTCCCTCCATCTCCCTTCTTCTCCCTCCATCTCCCCTCCTCTCCCCCCATCTCCTCCTCTCCCTTCATCTCCCTCCATCTCATTTTATCTCCTGCCTTGTACATCACAGTTTTTGAACCCGCTGACCATCAGACCTCCTTTGAGCTTGCTGAATATCCCAGTCACGACCCATGTCCATTAATAAAAAGTTGGGCCCCCACTATTCACCCATTCACACTGGGCAAACCCAAGGAATTCACCTGCATAGCAATCACCTCatctcttacccggtgatgtgagggtctggtggtcctccatcatgacgtccttgtagaggtccttgtgtccttctaaatactcccactcctccatggagaaatagacagtgacatcctgacaccttataggaacctgacacacacaatgatacagtcaccatccagacacatcccataataatctcccagaattccctgctcacctctcccgtcaggagCCCAATCATCTTATTGGTCAGAACCAGGATCTCCTTGTCATTGTCTCCTTTGGGTTTCAGGCAGTGAGGTGGAGGAACTGTAATGGCCACCTGGTCACCGGACTTCACGGGAGGGAAACTCTGCATCAGAATAGTAACAATGATGCCACATGACCTCTGTGAATTATTAGACAAGAAAgtggtgtcatgtgacctcccagaatcctcctcacctctccggtcagcaggtagaGGATCTCCAGGGTCAGGTTGAGTATCCTGTAGGTGACATCATTGTGGTCCTTCTCCATCTCTATCAAGCACTGAGCTGGATAGGTATTATATGAGTGAAATGACAACCGATCGGTGACGGtgctgaattctgattggctccCTGGCTGTAATTAGCACTAGGAGAGAATCCTGATTGGTGGTCACACTAGAGAATGGTGGTTGCAAGCTGATACAATGCACTGTACATTATAATGATGGGAGAACATAAATACATCCAAATATCATAGAAATAACCTCTCATTATGGAGAATTAGGCACAGATCCCTACCTGTGGAGCAGCCAATCAGGTGCTGGCTCTACAGCCCAGCTGCTGTCTGATTGGCTGTCCTGCTCTGATAGTAAGGAGGCCCTTGTGTGTGTTGATAGGGGTCCTCATGTCATTCTGTATTGTACAAACCCCCACACCCACCCAGCACCACTGACCTGCAGCCTACAGCCACTGACAGTGGGGGTCACTCTACTTCCGGGTCATGGCCAGCCCTCATCATTTGCGTTTCACGAAGCTTCCGCCTTCTGCAGGTCACGTGCGTTCCACAAAATGCAGCACTTCCGTCTTTTGGTTGCCACGCAACTTCTTCATAGTCAGCACAGGTGAGGGGCGGAGCTCACACCACCATCCTTCTCTCCAGCCAGGTTACACAACTAGGAAGTTGTTCTATTGCCCCGGAAGTAGTGACTTGCACCGGAAACAAGGTGGAACGCAAACACGGAAGTGGGTACCGGAAGTGGGTGTGGTGAAGGTGAATATCTTCCCCGGGCGGTGCGGATCAGGttagtattttatattaatatattttatattaccccCCATTGTCACCCCCCCCAGGTGAAGGGTTGGGGTTAATGAACCTTCTAGAGACCATTTCACCACCAGACTCCGCccacttttattattctttgggggggggggttataccCATCTCCATATTAGTACAGGAGGGGGGGGGATAATGTCCTAGATACCCCCCCTCCATGGATACCTGTAATATGTCACTACCAGAAGTCTTATACTGCTCTGGCCCTCATTCCCAGgaatctatctgcatggagtttgcaggttctccctgtgtctgtatgGGTTGCCTCCACATTCCATGCTGTTGGGTTAATTTTCTTCCCGCCAtacattgtccttagactgtaataaagacatctGACTATGGGGGGGACtgtaagcccccccccccccacggactttgtacagcgccgtgtaatatgtCGGCCCTATATCAATactaatgtgtaataataaagcgGTCTCTGTGCTGTGCACTACTTCTCTTTGGTcacaagatgtccccagtctTCCAGGATAGATGACACCCAGTTTAGTCATATTGGGGTCCTGGCCCCGCCCCCTCCTTCCACAGCAACACCCCCAGGGCTGCAAAGCTGGCCACGCCCTCTGCTCATGCATGTCCGCAGCTCAGGAAATTACTTTCTGCTTCTTCCTTCTAGATGTCCAAATGATGTGACTCCACCCAGGAGGGACATAGACTCTACAGCTCCACCCAGGAGGGACATAGGCCCCACCCACAAAGAACATAGGCCCCACCCACAAAGGAAAGAGATCCTGCCCAGGGTTCAGAGAAGGACGACACGGCCCCATCCGCCCCGGACAAAGATGAGCAGCTGCCTAGAAAAGGTCATTGAGAAGCTGACAGCATACAAGGAAGGAATGAGACCTGCCAAGGATAACAAGGTAGAACCCGGCTCAGGTGAGGACAGAGATCTCAGCGACGCATGTTCATCCacaaatggcaccccaatgcatgtTAAAAGGGAACCCTTCCTATACGAAGGAGGAGCTGTGCCAACCATTTACCCCTCCACCCAAATTAAAGAGGAACAGCGGCCTCATGACAGCAGGAATTTGCAGGAAATGTTCCCACCTATGGAGTACATACAGTACAGGTCTGTCCATATTAAGGAGGAACCCCGAGAAGAAGGAGAGGTCCCTTCCTACTGCTCGCAGCTGAAAGATGAATCCTCCCAGAGGGAAGATGACCGCAGAATTATGTTCTCAGCTTTCCCCATGTCCTACCTTCCCCAGCACACCCTCTTCTCCTGTGGGGAGTGTGGGAAGGCTTTCACCCGGAGGACCCACTTCCTGTCTCATCAGCGGGCACACGTGGGGGAGAAGCCATTCTGCTGCTCAGAATGTGGAAAATGCTTCTCTCAGAGGTCGTATTTTGTGTCCCATCAGAGGATTCACTCCGGGGAGCAGCCCTTCTGCTGCTTCCATTGTGGCAAATCCTTCCGGATCAAAAGCAGCCTTAACAAGCACCTGAGGACCCACCAAGCGGAGAACCCTTTTACCTGCCCCATGTGTCATAAGAGTTTCATACACCGGGGCCACTTCCTGGCCCACCAGCGGCTCCACGCCGAGGAGAAGAAGTTCTCCTGTTTGTTATGTGGGAAGTCCTTCATCCACCATGGACACTTCCTGGCTCACCAGAGGAGCCACACGGAGGAGTCTCGCTTCTCATGCCCTCACTGCCACAAGTCCTTCATCCACCAGGGGCACTTCTCTGCCCACCTGCGGGTCCACACCGGGGAGAAACCCTTCACCTGCCAGGACTGCGGCTGCAGCTTTAGTACCCACCACAACCTGGTGGTCCACCAGAGGCTCCACGCAGGCTCCTCCTTTACTTTCCTGTAAGCTCTGCAGGAAGCAGTGACTGTTTATGCTGGCTGCTCCGGGATCCGGCTCATCACACCTGGACACCCATTTAGGGAGTGGCACCCCTGAGCCTGCCTCCCCTTTCCAGGGCCACACATTATCTGTGAGAACAATGATAAGCTATATCGACACACTGACCTCGGCACGGACCCCTTTATAAAACCCTTCTGGG includes these proteins:
- the LOC140339099 gene encoding uncharacterized protein, translating into MSSCLEKVIEKLTAYKEGMRPAKDNKVEPGSGEDRDLSDACSSTNGTPMHVKREPFLYEGGAVPTIYPSTQIKEEQRPHDSRNLQEMFPPMEYIQYRSVHIKEEPREEGEVPSYCSQLKDESSQREDDRRIMFSAFPMSYLPQHTLFSCGECGKAFTRRTHFLSHQRAHVGEKPFCCSECGKCFSQRSYFVSHQRIHSGEQPFCCFHCGKSFRIKSSLNKHLRTHQAENPFTCPMCHKSFIHRGHFLAHQRLHAEEKKFSCLLCGKSFIHHGHFLAHQRSHTEESRFSCPHCHKSFIHQGHFSAHLRVHTGEKPFTCQDCGCSFSTHHNLVVHQRLHAGSSFTFL